The proteins below come from a single Deltaproteobacteria bacterium genomic window:
- a CDS encoding prolyl oligopeptidase family serine peptidase, whose translation MRIIGAVLILVMTAVSAHGEVRGKPLDYTSDGTTMKGYVAYDDSFTGKRPGILVVHEVWGNNEYARSRARMLAELGYVALALDMYGEGRQSGHPDEARKFASEIRKNMDLGRKRFISAMEVLKKQEQTDPDRIGAIGYCFGGGIALQMARDGLDLKGVASFHGGLATSDPAKPGAVKAKILVLNGADDTFVTPEQIDGFKKEMEGAGADFSFISYPGAVHGFTNPEADENARKYNMKIGYNADADAKSWEEMKEFFTKVFKK comes from the coding sequence ATGCGTATTATCGGTGCAGTGCTGATTCTTGTCATGACCGCAGTTTCCGCCCACGGGGAGGTGCGCGGGAAGCCGCTGGACTACACCTCGGACGGGACGACGATGAAGGGCTACGTGGCCTACGACGACTCCTTTACCGGCAAGCGCCCCGGCATTTTGGTGGTGCACGAGGTCTGGGGGAACAACGAGTATGCGAGATCGCGGGCGAGAATGCTGGCCGAGCTGGGTTACGTTGCCCTGGCCCTGGACATGTACGGTGAGGGAAGACAGTCCGGGCACCCCGACGAGGCCAGGAAATTCGCATCGGAGATCAGGAAGAACATGGACCTGGGACGGAAGAGGTTTATTTCGGCCATGGAGGTGCTCAAGAAACAGGAGCAAACCGATCCCGACCGCATCGGCGCAATCGGCTATTGCTTCGGCGGGGGAATCGCTCTGCAGATGGCCCGTGACGGCCTTGACCTCAAGGGAGTGGCGAGCTTCCACGGCGGGCTGGCCACGTCTGACCCCGCGAAGCCCGGGGCGGTAAAGGCGAAAATCCTGGTCCTGAACGGGGCCGATGATACCTTCGTGACGCCCGAGCAGATCGATGGTTTCAAGAAAGAGATGGAGGGCGCGGGCGCCGATTTTAGCTTCATCTCCTACCCGGGAGCCGTCCACGGCTTCACCAACCCCGAAGCGGACGAAAACGCGAGGAAGTACAACATGAAGATCGGGTACAACGCCGATGCCGATGCAAAGTCCTGGGAGGAGATGAAAGAGTTCTTCACGAAGGTGTTCAAAAAGTAG
- a CDS encoding AAA domain-containing protein, with translation MKFAVAAAPSGDACKMIRICLQPAYRTDGVSTGEKLAHLPRRDRYELVFIDMGFVMHDKRESGDAGYQGVIGRYRHAFPAAEIIVMGEQELIREMVMAVKGGASNYLTYPINPEEVTFITESLHESLRMESELDYHRDRLLEKDFVEFTETHSPIMEEVLSKVRSVARTKTTVFITGETGTGKGVIAKMIHTLSSRRDRQFISVHCGAIPDTLLESELFGHEKGAFTGAIRRKLGRFELASGGTIFLDEIGTITPMMQVKLLQVLQDQTIQRIGGEGMIGVDVRIIIATNEDLEKKCAEGAFRKDLYYRLNVFPIEIPPLRDRAEDIPIFIDSFLRRLNATYGKTITGVDPLVISGFDQYRWPGNIREMENIVERAYILESSPVLTPRHFPADIFTGPGRMARVPIDTSVTLSDVRERSLGFVESQYLRELLQRNRGSIKNTASEAGVGVRQLHKLMKKHGIKKEEYRPSGTSRDRKPEQ, from the coding sequence ATGAAGTTCGCTGTCGCTGCAGCGCCCTCGGGGGACGCCTGCAAGATGATCCGCATTTGCCTTCAGCCGGCATACCGGACCGACGGGGTATCAACGGGAGAAAAGCTCGCACACCTTCCCCGCAGAGATCGGTACGAGCTGGTTTTCATAGACATGGGTTTTGTCATGCACGATAAGAGGGAATCGGGAGACGCCGGCTACCAGGGCGTGATCGGCCGTTACCGGCATGCGTTCCCGGCAGCCGAGATCATCGTCATGGGCGAGCAGGAGCTGATCAGGGAGATGGTCATGGCGGTGAAGGGGGGGGCGAGCAACTATCTCACCTATCCGATAAACCCCGAGGAGGTTACATTCATTACCGAGAGTCTCCATGAGTCTCTCAGGATGGAGTCGGAGCTCGATTATCACCGGGACAGGCTCCTGGAAAAGGATTTCGTGGAGTTCACGGAGACGCACTCCCCGATCATGGAGGAGGTCCTGAGCAAGGTACGGTCCGTTGCCCGCACGAAGACCACCGTTTTCATCACCGGCGAGACGGGCACCGGGAAAGGGGTGATTGCAAAGATGATACACACCCTGAGCAGCAGGCGGGATCGACAGTTCATAAGCGTCCACTGCGGCGCGATTCCCGATACCCTGCTGGAAAGCGAGCTCTTCGGTCACGAGAAGGGCGCCTTTACCGGGGCGATACGAAGGAAGCTGGGAAGGTTCGAGCTTGCAAGCGGGGGCACGATCTTCCTGGATGAAATCGGCACCATCACCCCCATGATGCAGGTCAAGCTCCTGCAGGTCCTCCAGGATCAGACCATCCAGCGGATCGGCGGGGAGGGGATGATCGGGGTGGACGTGCGGATCATAATCGCCACCAACGAGGATCTCGAAAAAAAGTGTGCCGAGGGGGCATTCAGAAAGGATCTCTACTACCGGCTGAACGTGTTTCCCATCGAGATCCCTCCCCTCCGGGACAGGGCCGAGGACATCCCAATCTTCATCGACTCCTTCCTCAGGAGGCTGAACGCGACGTACGGGAAAACGATAACGGGAGTGGACCCACTGGTGATCAGTGGCTTCGATCAGTACCGGTGGCCCGGGAACATCCGGGAGATGGAAAACATCGTGGAGAGGGCGTACATACTCGAGTCCTCCCCGGTCCTGACACCGAGGCACTTCCCTGCCGACATATTCACCGGGCCGGGAAGAATGGCGAGGGTGCCCATAGACACGTCTGTTACCCTTTCCGACGTGAGGGAGCGGTCCCTGGGGTTCGTCGAGAGCCAGTACCTGAGGGAGCTTTTGCAGAGAAACCGGGGCAGTATCAAGAACACGGCGAGCGAGGCGGGCGTCGGCGTGCGCCAGCTGCACAAGCTCATGAAAAAGCACGGCATAAAGAAGGAAGAGTACCGACCCTCCGGCACTTCCCGGGACAGAAAACCAGAACAATAA
- a CDS encoding N-formylglutamate amidohydrolase: MRPRGSLTSTGGCATASRKGESTLVSANALIITCEHGGNRIPREYRELFRGNEHILETHRGFDRGARGLARAIASSHSAPLFLATVSRLLVDSNRSAHKRGLFSELSRXSRCLPEKEKEKVLRLHYHPYRNSVESRIRDMVKGGKPVLHVSVHTFTPVLKGRVRRADLGLLYEPARTHERDLAAKWRDIIKGMSPGLRIRLNYPYRGASDGFTTYLRGRFFEELYRGIELEVNSKHIEDSRKWADIRRTLIASIGLITGKNPS; the protein is encoded by the coding sequence TTGCGCCCGAGAGGGTCTCTGACGTCTACCGGGGGTTGTGCGACTGCCTCGCGGAAGGGAGAATCTACACTGGTTAGCGCAAATGCCCTCATCATAACCTGCGAACATGGCGGAAATCGCATACCCCGGGAGTACCGGGAACTGTTTCGTGGCAACGAACACATTCTCGAGACCCACAGAGGGTTCGACCGCGGCGCACGGGGGCTTGCCCGGGCAATAGCCTCGTCCCACTCTGCACCCCTTTTCTTGGCAACCGTATCTCGCCTCCTGGTGGACAGCAATCGCTCCGCCCACAAAAGGGGGCTCTTCTCCGAGCTCAGCCGNNTCAGCCGCTGCCTCCCCGAAAAGGAAAAGGAGAAGGTCCTCCGGTTGCATTACCACCCGTACCGCAACAGCGTGGAATCACGGATACGGGACATGGTCAAAGGGGGAAAACCGGTCCTGCACGTATCCGTTCACACCTTCACGCCGGTTCTCAAGGGCAGAGTCCGCAGGGCCGACCTGGGCCTGCTGTACGAGCCCGCAAGGACTCACGAAAGGGACCTGGCCGCAAAATGGCGGGATATCATCAAAGGCATGTCGCCGGGTCTGCGCATTCGCCTGAATTACCCGTACCGGGGGGCCAGCGACGGTTTTACCACATACCTCAGGGGACGATTTTTCGAGGAACTCTACCGGGGCATCGAGCTGGAAGTGAACAGCAAACACATCGAAGACAGCAGGAAGTGGGCCGATATCAGGCGAACACTCATCGCGAGCATCGGCCTGATAACCGGGAAAAATCCGTCCTGA
- a CDS encoding glutamate--cysteine ligase: MIVDSASLDVLPVSDEVLCAVAGEYESEVEVGNLLWSNELVLHVIELKTNGPAKNLHPLPEIFHDHVGRVNRLLDPLGGRLMPTSTHPWMNPDREMKLWPHQDNEIYDAFNRIFDCRGHGWANLQCSHLNLPFAGDEEFGRLHAAVRLILPIIPAIAASSPLLELKPTGMLDTRLDLYRKNSGKIPSITGRVIPEPVFTPKEYDHLILQRLYRDIAPHDPEGILRHEWLNARGAIARFERSTIEIRIIDIQECPMADLSIIAAIVRVIEAMVSELWCDVARQKSFGVEELERVMLTTMTAGEYAVISDRKYLDALGFRLSGRCTAGELWQHLVETLFPATREETAAWRDTLLAIIKNGTLSSRILRALGGELAPERVSDVYRGLCDCLAEGRIYTG, translated from the coding sequence ATGATCGTCGACTCGGCATCGCTCGATGTTCTCCCCGTCTCCGACGAGGTCCTTTGCGCCGTTGCGGGGGAATACGAATCCGAGGTGGAGGTAGGGAACCTGCTGTGGTCCAACGAGCTCGTCCTCCACGTTATCGAGCTCAAAACGAATGGGCCCGCGAAAAACCTCCATCCCCTTCCCGAAATATTTCATGACCACGTGGGCAGGGTAAACAGGCTTCTCGATCCCCTGGGGGGGCGCCTGATGCCCACCTCAACGCACCCCTGGATGAATCCCGACCGGGAGATGAAGCTCTGGCCCCACCAGGACAACGAGATATACGACGCGTTCAACAGAATCTTCGACTGCAGGGGTCACGGATGGGCAAACCTGCAGTGTTCCCACCTCAACCTCCCCTTCGCCGGCGACGAAGAATTCGGCCGCCTCCACGCGGCCGTCCGCCTCATTTTGCCGATCATTCCCGCCATCGCTGCCAGTTCACCACTGTTGGAGTTGAAACCGACGGGAATGCTGGACACCCGTCTCGACCTCTACCGGAAAAACTCCGGGAAGATTCCCTCCATAACCGGAAGGGTGATCCCCGAACCCGTGTTTACACCGAAGGAGTACGATCACCTCATCCTCCAGAGGCTGTACCGGGACATCGCACCCCACGACCCGGAAGGCATACTGCGACACGAGTGGCTCAACGCCCGGGGCGCCATAGCAAGGTTCGAACGCAGCACCATCGAGATCCGCATAATCGACATACAGGAGTGCCCGATGGCGGACCTTTCCATCATCGCAGCGATCGTCAGGGTAATCGAGGCGATGGTCTCGGAACTCTGGTGCGACGTGGCCAGACAGAAATCCTTCGGCGTGGAGGAACTGGAAAGGGTTATGCTTACCACCATGACCGCGGGGGAGTATGCCGTCATATCCGACAGGAAGTACCTCGACGCCCTCGGTTTCCGCCTCTCCGGCCGGTGCACCGCAGGGGAGCTGTGGCAGCACCTCGTGGAGACGCTCTTTCCCGCCACCCGGGAGGAGACGGCCGCCTGGAGAGATACCCTTCTTGCGATAATCAAAAACGGCACCCTTTCGAGCAGAATCTTACGGGCACTCGGCGGGGAGCTTGCGCCCGAGAGGGTCTCTGACGTCTACCGGGGGTTGTGCGACTGCCTCGCGGAAGGGAGAATCTACACTGGTTAG
- a CDS encoding RimK family alpha-L-glutamate ligase: MAVLIVANNPADWPFDLPGVELVSARKYLAENRYSRLRGARVFNLCRSYRYQSTGYYVSLLASARGHRAFPSIMAMQDMKSPSITRFISEDIDEIIQQSLKTIQSGEFTLSIYFGRNMAKKHDRLSRNLFKLFQAPLLQAHFRKNDLWRLHSIRPVAASEIPETHQEFVVEFAREYFSGKRIAVSKRAAPRFDLAILRNPMEHEPPSDERALKRFVKAAISLGMRTELIEREDYGRIAEFDALFIRETTAVNHHTYRFARRAAAEGLVVIDDPDSILKCTNKVYLAELLYQHGIPAPKTLIVHRENVSGIADVLKLPCILKKPDSSFSQGVIKVEDKNSMKRAVMEMLEKSDLVIAQEYLPTPFDWRVGILDGKPLYVCKYYMARKHWQIIKRTKMGKTSEGKVETFPVERAPRNMVRTAVKAANIIGXNDNPSIDAGFEDAVLKDGLYRKIMEVVLKRIEKQKRGGGMP; encoded by the coding sequence GTGGCCGTTCTGATCGTCGCAAATAACCCCGCCGACTGGCCTTTCGACCTGCCCGGGGTGGAGCTCGTATCTGCCAGAAAATACCTTGCCGAAAACCGCTACAGCAGGCTTCGCGGCGCGCGAGTCTTCAACCTCTGCAGGTCGTACCGCTACCAGAGCACCGGATACTATGTTTCGCTGCTCGCCTCGGCGAGGGGGCACAGAGCCTTTCCGAGCATCATGGCGATGCAGGACATGAAATCACCGTCCATCACACGCTTCATCTCCGAGGATATAGACGAGATCATCCAGCAGTCGCTGAAAACGATCCAGTCCGGGGAGTTTACCCTCAGCATCTATTTCGGCCGCAACATGGCAAAGAAACATGACCGCCTGAGCAGGAACCTTTTCAAGCTCTTTCAGGCGCCTCTTCTGCAGGCTCACTTCAGGAAGAACGACCTCTGGCGGCTCCACAGCATACGCCCGGTCGCTGCGAGCGAAATTCCGGAGACCCACCAGGAATTTGTCGTTGAATTTGCACGGGAATACTTCTCGGGAAAAAGGATAGCCGTCTCGAAAAGGGCTGCCCCCCGGTTCGACCTTGCCATTTTGCGAAACCCCATGGAGCACGAGCCTCCCTCCGACGAGAGGGCACTCAAGCGCTTCGTCAAGGCGGCGATTTCGCTCGGCATGAGGACGGAGCTGATCGAGAGGGAAGACTACGGGCGGATCGCCGAGTTTGACGCCCTCTTCATCCGGGAAACGACCGCCGTCAACCACCACACCTACCGCTTTGCCCGCCGGGCGGCGGCGGAAGGGCTCGTTGTCATCGACGACCCCGACTCGATACTGAAGTGCACGAACAAAGTCTACCTGGCCGAGCTGCTTTACCAGCACGGGATCCCCGCGCCGAAAACGCTCATCGTTCACCGGGAAAACGTATCGGGGATAGCCGACGTGTTGAAACTGCCCTGCATCCTCAAAAAGCCCGACAGCTCCTTCTCGCAGGGCGTGATAAAGGTGGAAGATAAAAATTCGATGAAGAGAGCGGTCATGGAAATGCTGGAAAAATCGGACCTGGTCATCGCCCAGGAATACCTGCCCACTCCCTTCGACTGGCGGGTGGGAATCCTTGACGGAAAACCCCTCTACGTGTGCAAGTACTACATGGCGAGAAAACACTGGCAGATCATCAAGAGGACCAAAATGGGGAAAACATCCGAGGGAAAGGTGGAGACGTTCCCCGTTGAACGGGCCCCGAGGAACATGGTCCGAACCGCCGTGAAGGCCGCAAACATAATAGGNNTCAATGACAACCCGAGCATCGATGCGGGATTTGAGGACGCCGTTCTCAAGGACGGGCTGTACAGAAAAATCATGGAAGTGGTCCTGAAGAGGATAGAAAAGCAGAAACGGGGAGGTGGCATGCCCTGA
- a CDS encoding hydroxylamine oxidoreductase — protein MRKLLFVFFLCLGLTFLSASSSISEEAGGKAPCVGCHVTKTPGIVKQWKDSKHSTEDVSCLGCHGGKDGDPSAYRHGEKMITAVPSPRYCAGCHAEAVEQNSVSKHAWGAFLGPLKPYYMKAREMGLDPMTQETAKKLNPEEMAKRALTPLFPDSGILKKIGLLDDPEYNHNNVVLGCIECHGSFIIAGPEGKLSGWPNAGVGRINPDGSLGACTYCHTRHRFSIEEARKPETCGQCHLGPDHPQHEIYEESKHGNIYASSGESWNWSAPSGKWGPEDIVAPTCATCHISGFGKAVKTTHDVGARLYWELQPKKSVPQWKGPDELDFVLKRVPDKEKAERGRAEMKKVCYQCHSSQWADNYLIEFDRVVADYNRLWDYTDNLLKQAYEEGLISKDNPLDETPEIMHYLVWHHDGRRWRMGASMMGPDWTHWNGAVDAIMNKLGAMINDIEMRRKIKELEKKP, from the coding sequence AGGCCGGCGGCAAGGCCCCCTGCGTCGGATGCCACGTGACGAAGACGCCGGGGATCGTGAAGCAGTGGAAGGACAGCAAACACAGTACCGAGGATGTCAGCTGTCTCGGTTGCCACGGGGGAAAAGATGGCGACCCCTCGGCTTACCGCCACGGAGAGAAAATGATAACCGCAGTGCCCTCTCCCCGATACTGCGCGGGTTGCCACGCGGAAGCGGTGGAGCAGAACTCGGTGAGTAAACACGCCTGGGGTGCTTTCCTCGGACCTCTGAAACCATACTACATGAAGGCCAGGGAGATGGGGCTCGATCCAATGACGCAGGAAACCGCAAAAAAGCTCAACCCCGAGGAGATGGCGAAAAGAGCCCTCACGCCGCTTTTTCCGGATAGCGGCATACTGAAGAAAATAGGCCTCCTCGATGACCCTGAATACAACCACAACAACGTGGTCCTGGGGTGCATAGAATGTCATGGCTCCTTCATCATCGCCGGACCCGAGGGGAAGCTCTCCGGTTGGCCCAACGCGGGCGTGGGGAGGATAAATCCCGACGGGAGCCTGGGGGCATGCACCTACTGCCACACGAGGCACCGGTTCAGTATCGAGGAAGCGAGAAAGCCCGAAACATGCGGCCAGTGCCACCTCGGGCCCGACCACCCCCAGCACGAGATCTACGAGGAATCCAAGCACGGAAACATATACGCCTCGTCAGGGGAGAGCTGGAACTGGAGTGCCCCATCGGGGAAGTGGGGCCCGGAAGACATAGTGGCACCTACATGCGCAACGTGCCACATCAGCGGTTTCGGGAAGGCCGTCAAGACCACGCACGACGTGGGGGCGAGGCTCTACTGGGAACTGCAGCCGAAAAAATCGGTTCCTCAGTGGAAGGGGCCCGATGAGCTGGATTTCGTCCTCAAAAGGGTTCCCGACAAAGAAAAAGCGGAAAGGGGAAGGGCAGAAATGAAAAAGGTCTGCTACCAGTGCCACTCCAGCCAGTGGGCCGACAACTATCTCATCGAGTTCGACAGGGTCGTGGCAGACTACAACAGGCTCTGGGATTACACCGACAACCTGCTCAAACAGGCCTACGAGGAGGGACTCATCAGCAAGGACAACCCCCTCGACGAGACACCCGAGATCATGCACTACCTCGTCTGGCACCACGACGGGAGGCGCTGGAGAATGGGAGCCAGCATGATGGGGCCCGATTGGACACACTGGAACGGAGCCGTGGATGCGATCATGAACAAGCTGGGAGCGATGATCAACGATATCGAGATGAGAAGGAAAATAAAGGAACTGGAAAAAAAGCCGTGA